AGGAGCGCGATACCGGGCATCAATCCATCAGTTCCATCTGCCCAATTGATTGCGTTCACAATGAGGAGTACCCACGCCGCGACGCCGAACGCCGCCAGGGCTGGTGCAGGGTTACTCAGCCACTGGCCCAGATACACACCGACATCCAGCCGCATCCCAGCCGAGTACACCAAGAGACTGAGGAGGATCTGGAACGCGAGATGCCACGGCCAGACAATATGACCGAGGTCATCGGCTATCGAGAACATGAGGATAGCAAGCGATCCAACCCAGAGCGTCGCAAAAGGAGCATTCCACTCCAATCGGTTATCGCCAAGAAGCAGCAAGAGAAAGATACTCATCAGGACCGCTCCTCCCAGCCGGTAGAATCGTGGGATAGTAACTTCTCGTCCTGATTCCCGCCGCTCATAGCGCTCGCGAAAGTACGGGATTCGCATGCTAGACCAGAGAAATACGATCGAGAGTCCAAGCGCCCAGACCCACGAGACGAGGTAGAAGAGCGCTCCATGTTCCATACCCGTCCAACGTTAGGAGTTGATGGAGATAAGTGCTGCTATTGCCGTAACTTCTGACAGGACGACAAGAAACGCTCCGTACTCGAGGACAAGAGCCACCAGAAATGCTTGTCGCCGGGCGAGTACCTCCGCGAGAGCAAGGTTTCCACCAAAGAAGCCAAGACACATCCCCGGAACGAGATAGACTTGCCACCAAGCCCCAAGGATATCCACCCCAAAAAACGCATTGTAGCGAAGAATAAGTGTATCAGTCGAGGGACGGATGAAATAGGCCACCGCCACAAAAATCACGCATTGAATCACAAGTCCGCTCCACAAAATCGGCCTCCGGCTCTGACGAAAGAGTTCACTCGCCTGTGATGAAGCCGTCTCGGTCGTCATACGTCTCTCGGTAATTCCGCCGGGGCGGCCGCTACGCGTTCCTCGTCAGGTGCCGCGAGACGCGTCCGTTCCATCTGGTCACCCAGCCGCATCAGACGCTTTTCCGCATCCTCATACTTCTTATTGGCATTACCTATATGCTTGCCAACGAGCTCGAATTCCTCACTGAATTTCCCAAAATCTTGGCCGAGCCGCTCCAATTGGACGAACATTTCCTTTGCCCGCTTCTCGATCTGCATCCCCTGGAGCCCGAACATGATGGTCTTCAGATAGGCATAGAACGAATTGGGTGAAACAGGGATCACTCGCCGCTTGTTGAAATACTCATACAGCCCCTGATGGTCATCGTCTTTGATGATGATCTCGTAATACACATTCTCGGCCGGGATATACATGAGCGCCCAATCCAGTGTCCCCTCGCTCGGAAGAATGTATTTGGCGGCGATGGCGTCAACATGCTTCTTCACATCGGCGATGAATTGCCTGCGCGCGGCCGCCCGATCATTTTCGCCCTCGATGGAGATCACTCGTTTGAAGTTCTCGAGTGGGAACTTCGAATCCACGCTGATACTCCCGCCCCGGAGGGTGATGAGGGCATCGACGGTCTCGCCGGTCTTGAACATGTGCTGGAGCGTGTAGCAGTCGGCTGGAAGCATCTGAGAGAGGATATCGCCGAGCATCGCTTCACCGAAACCACCGCGAATCTTGGGCGCTTTCAGGATATCCTGCAGCGAGGCCACATCTTTGGTCACCTCAAGGATCTGCTCATTCGTCTTGCCCATTTCTGCGAGCCGCTCACGGACATCGAGAAACTGCCGGCCCGCATCATTGAGCCGCTTGTCGAGGCGCTCGGTGTTGTCGTTCAGACGCTTGTCCAAGGTCGTCTGCATATTGTGAAACTGCTGAGAGAGCGTGGCGGAAAATTGGTGCATGTCCTGACGCATCCCCTGGCCGAGATCAGTCACCTGATGCTCGAGTGCTGAGCGCTTCTCATCCAAGGCACGAAAGCGGTTCTGAAAAGCAATCACAGCCCACACCACCGCCCCTCCAGCGAGGAGTGCGATGCCAATAGCGATAATCGAGGATACCTCCATGGCTATTTGCGGATACCCGCGACGAAACGCTTGAGCTCCGCCACTTTGTTTACAACCTCCTCATAAGGCCCCTCGAGGAACTCGATGAAGAACCGATCGAGCATATTCAGCCGGTAGTGCAGCTCTTCACTGTTCATGAGAACGAAGCGAATTTCTTTGCCGGCTTCTGCCTCGAGGAATGCAATGGCCTGACGGAGTTTGGTCCGGTTGATATTGTTTACGACGAGGATCATGTCCACCTTGGATTTCGGATAGTTCAAAAAGAGGCCGCTGATGAGAATGAGCTTCACCTCGCCCACCGTCTTTAGTTTTCGAAAGACCTGCGACTGCGCATTCACGTTCAGCTTCGAGACGAGTGTCTTCATCTCCAGATAGAACGGAAAGTCGGTATTGCTCACGTACGATTTCTTCCCCTGACGCGATTTTTCCGTGACGAACTTCATCTTGGCGAGCCGCTTCACTTCACGCAGCACATCATTTCTTGAAAGCAAGGTCTTTTCGGTGATGTCAGCAATCGAAAACTCGACTTCAGGATTCATGGTGAAGAAACGGATGAGACGAGCTCTCGGGCGAGATCCAAAGAGCGCTTCAAAGAGCGCGACAGACATAAGAGAATACGGCCTTTACACGAGTTATCTGCGATAGCCCCAGTATACGAACGCAGCGCGAAAAAGTCAAAGCTAGTTTTTCTTCCTTTGAGGCTTGGTTGAGGGACAAAAAGCCGCTTTCTATTCTCATGTTGTGCTATACTCTAGAGTATGCGCTCACGCACCGACAGCCGGAGCAGCAAAGCCACTCCGGTCACGCTCGAGAAACACTTTAAAGAAATCGTCGTAGGAAGCGGCCGTTCCCAAGAACCGTATATCATCGCCTTCCACTACGCGAGCGACAATGTCTCGGGGTCTCCACTCGGGACGCTTTTTGGTTTCTTCGAAGTCGATATCCATGACCAAGACGCAGCCTATATCGTGAATTTCCTTGCTTCGGTCGCCAAGAAAGAATACTTTGCGAATTCACATCGGAGCCCGGTCGAGAGTTTCGAAGTCGCGCTCCACAAGATCAATGTCGCGCTCGCTGAGATCGTCAAACATGGCAATGTCTCGTGGCTCGGTCACCTGCACGGTGCCATCGGAACAATCAGCCAGAATACGCTCCATTTTTCCGTCACGGGTGACGGGCAACTGTATCTCGCCCGAGAAGAAGCACTCCGATTGATGAGCGATGGATTGGCTGATACCGACACTGAACCACATCCCCTGAAGACTTTCACCGAGGTCTCGAGCGGAGAACTATTCGATGCCGATATTGTCTTCGCATTCTCCCCCTCCGTCTGGTCGCTCTTCTCTCCCGACGATCTCCGCCGCAGCCTCAACCGACTCGGGCCAGCTGGTTTCGAGCAATTCCTCCGGACCGCACTCATAAACGAGCTTCCCATCGCGGCTGTCACCCTGGTCACCTGTTCAGCACCCACCATACTGCAGTCCGAAGAGGCACCGAAAGAATCTCAAAAGCCGGCCGTCAGCCTCAGCAATGTCTGGAGTGGGAAACCGTTTGACGAAGCGCTCCAGAAAAGGAAGTCTCCGGATACTCCCAAGCAGAAACCCGATATCATCGAGACGCCGCGAGAAGAATACACCGACCAGAAAACTGGTCACATCTATCTCCAAGCTTCAGCCGAAGAAACTTTTGAGGAAAATGAGAGTCCTTGGAAAGAGCGCTGGGAGCTCTTTTCACACACGTTTGGAGCCAAGACACGCAACTGGGGTATCGCCCTCCGGAAAATCACGCGCCGCATCAGTAAAGTTGGCTCCCTCACCTTGGCCTCACTGGGCCAGCAAACAGGCCGCCTGAGCCGCTCACTCAATCGCCGCACTCGGAGCCTGAAGCGGGCCCTGGAAGAAAATCGACAAAGAAAGCGCCAAGAAAAAGAACAGATCGCGCGCCTCAAGGCGGTCGAGGAAGCTACTCGACCGAACATCGAACCGGAACCAGTGCCCGAAGAGGAAGTCGTCGTCCGACCGGTCGCCTCCCTCATTGTGCCTTCACCTTCGAGCGAACCCGTGCCCCCTAAGGAAACTACTCCTCAATCATCTGAGCGCGTGCGCCGCTTTTTCACCCGTGAGCCGCGCCAGGAAATGACTTTCGGCAATGAAGCGAGGCAGCGGCTCACCCGATGGAGCGCGCGAATCGTGGCCTCCAAGTCTGTCTTGCTCCCGGCACTCGGGAATATCAGGGCTGTCTCGAAAAACCTGGCGCTCCGAATCAACCAAGCCCTCCAGTCCTTGATCCATTACGGCCGGACACAGTGGGACAATGGCTCTGTGAAATACCGATGGATCTTCTCTGTCGGTGGAGTGATCGTCCTCGGCATCCTGGCGTACTTGATATGGCCAAGCACGGAAACACCGCCTGTGGAAACCGTGACACCTACCCCTTCGCAGGAAGCCCCAGCTGCACCGGTTTTCCCACCCGCCGAGGAGCCACTCGCTACTCTGCTCGCTGGCAGTCGTCTCATCTTCCCGACCAACAACTCGCGTTCCATCGCTCTCGTCAACATCAACGACACCCCATTCCTCATCACCGAGAGAAGCATCGTCAATCTCCAGACGCAAGAATCGACGACAGCCCCGGAAACGATCCGTCACGCGACAGCGATGGATGATCTCGATGCAATCTTCACCGTCGGGGAATCCGGGTCGCTCTCTCTCTGGAGTACGGTTACGAAGAAATTTGAAAAAAATACCCTCCCTCTGCCGGCCGGAGCGCAGGTATCGGCCATCGGTTCTTATCTGACCTATCTCTATGTCCTCGACCGAGAAGCCGGCATCATCCACCGTTTTCCGCGCGCCGAGGGCGGCTTCGGTCCCGCGACGACCTGGTCCAAAGAATCCGTCGCAACAGGTGAAGAGACATCTTTCGCGGTGCATGAAAACATCCTGCTCGGCGATGTGTCTGGCCAACCAGCACTCTACAGTCGCGGCAAAAACACCCACGTCGGCTTCACTGGACCGATCGCACCACTCGCTCTCGATCAACTCGCCTTCGATACCCGCTCTGGTGATGTCCTCGCACTCGATCGAATAAACAAGCGCATCATCCGCTGGTCGGTCACCGGTACACTCCTCGCTCAGTACTTCCATACTTCTTTCAACGAAGTCGAGGCCTTTGCTGTCTCGCCAGATGGAACAGAACTTCTCGTTTCACACCAAGGCGCTACTACCGCTTGGCGGACACAATAGCAGCATGTGGTGTTCTGAAACACTGCAAAGTGTAAATGAATCTAATAGCCTATTCAAGCCATTTTTTAGGATGGCTTTGGGGTCAAGATAGGTTAGCTGGGGGAAATATGCCCTCATACAGCTTTTTCTACTAATAAATAAGTCTCCTCAAGAGAAATGAGGGAGGTATCTATAATAACCGCGTTCGGTCTTTTACCTTTCATGTCTTCAATCTGATGCCAGAAAGCCTCACATTTTTCGGGAGTGAGTAAGCCTCCTTCTTTCCATCCGCGGGCATGAGCTCGCTCCATCACAACAGCTTTGGATGCCCATAGGATAATCTCCTTCACTTCTGCTCCTTTTTCCCCTGCTATTTCATAATACGCATCCAGCACCTCAATATCAAACTGCATCTTATCAATAATCACATCGTACCCCATATCCAAACAGGTGCTCACCATACTTTCGGCAAGTTCAAGACTTGCCATCCTGCTTTCATCTCGTTTCTCTTGATACTCACTAAAAAGTCTCCTCAAACTATCTATGTCCAATAAAAATGAGTGGTGCCGACTCTTATGAAGCCTCTCAGCTATGGAACTTTTTCCCACACCACACGGCCCATTGATAATAATGATTTTCATATTAGCTTTTGATCAATTCGACTAAGAGCGGGAATTCCTTGTACGGTTGATTATAGGTCGTTGATCCCATATGACCGTCGTGACGAACGATGAGTTTGCCTCCAAGGTTGTCAGCCATTATCTTTCCTTGTGTATCATCACAGCCCCACGGATCATTATCTGAATTGATAAAAATAAATTCCTTGGCATGAGGTCGGATAACATCCCAATGTGGCTCTTCTTCATTCTCGCCTTCTGCACTCTCTCTCAGTAATTTCGCATACCCTGAGACAAGGATAGCTTTCTTGATTTTAACATCGATTTTTTCAAGGACACTGAGAATCACCTGAGCTCCAGCCGAATGACCAATCAAAACCGTTTCTTCGGTAAAGGTACCATTGGAAAGAATAAAGGGTAACCAGTCCATCCGGTTCGGATGCTCGTCGTTTGGTAGTTGTGGGAGCCAGACATCATATCCCAATTTTTCCAATTCGTTTTTCAGATAGGGAAACCAAAATTCATCTTTTTTTGTTCCCGTCCCATGAAGAATGATAGCGTTTTTCATAAACTATTGACTGAGGATTTGGAACGATGTTGAGCCTATTAATATTGCTATTTCAAACCTACAAATGCGACTCCGGGTCTTATAAGCTTTTAGAAATAAGTGCCAAGAGTTCTCCTCTCCTATCTCGAAGAAAGACGACTTTGTTGAACTCTGAATCAAGTGAAGGGTCAGTTTTGAAATGCTCGAGATAATAATGATCAGAAAGAGGCCAGGTCAATGTAAGAAGTTTTTGATACCAGGCTTCTATTGCATACTCTAGTTCCCCTAACTCAAAAGTAAAACCACAGGTGCTCGTATACCCTCTCAAAAAAGCATTCGCCACATCTCTCTTGTCCTCTAAATGATCAAAGCCCCTTCTGACCACACACATATTAAATGATCGGATAAACTCATTATAGGGGTTTTCCATTCCGCTTATATCCCAATCACACACTCCAATAATCACTCCAGCCTCATTAAAAAGAAGGTTAGCGGTATGGTAGTCTCCGTGACAAATCGTCAACTCTTTCTCTTGTTCAACGAAAGTACGTTTTTGTAGAAGATTGGTTTTCAGTTCAATAAAAGCTAGGGCCTTGTTGTCGTATTCGTCTTTTACTTCCTTCTCGTTGATTTCCTTCTGCATCTTTTCAAATTTGGACAGACTTTCCTCCTTACTATCTGAAACCCAAGCCGAAATACGTTTGATAGATTCAGGAACTGCAGTAGTACGAGACACGGCGTGGATTTTACCCAACATCTCTCCTAAGTGATACGTGAATGCTATCCGTTCAGCTTCAGAAGAGTGATACTCTGCATGAGCAATATAGGGAAAGATGGAGTAAAACTCGCCGTCAACATCCGTATGTAGTTCTCCTTTTTTATTCTTTATTGGAAGAACGACGGGGACATCTGAGTGATCTTTGACAAAGCTTGCCGACCTTTCAGAATTTTCGATCTTGAGTAAATCTGCTCTTTTATGCTTCTTAATAAAATATGTATTTCCACTTTTGTCTTCAACAATAAGATTTTTAGTACTGATTCCTTTTTCAGGCTCACGCACAAAACTAAGTTGGGTGAAACCATACTCTTTCGCAAGATTATCTAGAATAGGCTGAAACTCGGACATCTTTGAGATATTATGATTGAGCTTATTATACCAGACTTCGCCCCGCCATTTCATCCATCAAAAAAGAGGCTCTCTCAAGCCTCCAAAAGCGACCACTCTCACAGCATGTGGTGTTCTGAAACACTACAAAGTGTAAATGAATCTAATAGCCTATTCAAGCCATTTTTTAGGATGGCTATAGGATCAAGTAGGGATAATTCAGGAGAGTAAGCGTTCATATACCCCTATTATCTCAATTTCTCCCATTGTGAGCAATCCTCGCTTGGCGGGACAGCTTTCAAACATTGCAGTGGGAACAGGCTTTCCCTGATCTAGCAATTGCTACTCAACAAATTAATAGACTTTTAGGCCTGGTATAAAAATCAAGAGAAGGTAAACGCATACACCGCTGTCCCTGGCGTTTCGAATTCTAAGCGAAGCATATGCTCTCCAGACACCCCTTTCCCGTCAAAGAGCTCGTAGAGCCTCTCTGTATCGACTAATACCTTTCCATCAATAACATCTTTACCCGACAGTTCCTTCGTAATCGGATTCTGATCCAGAAAAACTTTTACGCTCGCCGACGAAGCATTATCTGGTGGAGCCAGAACCAGAAAAACCTTCTTCCCTTTGAAACGAAGAGTGAGCATCGTATCACTTCCAGCGATCGCTCTTTCCGATTCGACTTTCCAGATTCCAGTGTAAGCAAAATAATCTTGTTTCAGTGTAGCTGGCGCAGTAAATATCTGCGCTTCTCCGGTCACTCGTTCGGGTGATAGAAACCGCTCCATACGTGAACTCCCAAGGTATGTTTCCGGGGTCTGGCCTCTCCCAGGAGTATCCGCCACAATTCCCAGAGTATCGGTACTCGCTTTTCTTCCTGCTTCTTCAAGAAGACTCTGAATAGCCTGTTCCGTTTCTTTATAATTCCCTTCCCCGAAATGATATTCGCGTATCCTCCCTTCTGTATCAATCAAATAATGCGCCGGCCAATAGCGATTGTTGTAGGCTTGCCATGTGCCATAATTGTTGTCCTGAGCCACAGGATAATTGATCCCGTACCGTGCCAGGGCATCAACAACGTTCGTTGTCTTTTTCTCAAATGCAAATTCTGGCGTGTGCACCCCAATCACCACAAACCCCTGGTCTTTGTACTTCTCATACCAGCCAGTCACATAGGGAAGTGTCCGGATACAATTGATACAGCTATAGGTCCAGAAATCTATAAGTACAACTTTGCCACGCAATCCCTCCATGGTCAGTGCTGAGTCAGTATTGAGCCATTTCTCTATGCCCACGAATTCTGGTGCTTGCCCATATTGAGGGAGATTGCTTTTCATATTTGATTTAGTCTCCTCTTTCTTAAGAAGTGAACTTTCTCTATCAACGCTCTTCAATTCATCAAGTTTCTGTTTCACCGTATCATTTTTCTCGAGCCCGTTTAAAAAACTCTCATAACTCGGAAATGTATCCAACAGCTTCGTTTGAAGTATCTTGTCATACCCGGTGTAAATTGCTCCAGCCGCCAAAATCATAATCAGACCAAATGACTGCTGGATGCGTTTGGTATAGGGTGCCAGTGCCCTGGTCTTGGTCAGTACCTTTTTCCCTAAAACAGCCAGGACAAAGAGTGGGAGCGATACGCCGAGCACAAACGCCAATGTTACGAGCACCACCTGGAAGCTGACGGCCTGAGTCGCGGCCAGAGTGGCGATCGTCGCCAGAATTGGCCCAGCACAAGGCGACCACACGAGACCCAAGGCAAAGCCCGTAATGAAACCGCTCCAAAAACCTGTGCCGGAATTTTTCGTAAACCGTCCGCCGATAGAAGCAAACCGACTCACCACTCCCTCCAGTCGCGCTCCCAAAGCTGGAACGATAAGAGTCAATCCCAAAAGAGCTATCACCAAGACAGCAAACAGGCGCAAAACCTCAGGATCGAACGGGATGACTTGAACGACAAAAGCAAGGGCGAGCGTTGCCAGCATAAAGCTCACCGCCAAACCTGTTACGATACCAAGGGGCTTCCGCTCACCACCAGTCGCCCCCGCTGACAACACAATAGGGAGAATCGGCCAAATACACGGCGCAAAAATCGTCACTACCCCAGAAAGAAATGCAAATATGATGAGAATGGTCATACTGTTTTGAAAAAATATTACCAAGGGGAACAGCTCTGCAGAAACTGTCCCGACTTCGTACTACTTTTTACTTTGATAGAATCGCTATTTCACCTGAGTAAGCAGTTCGCTCAACCCTTCACTCCCAGACCATTTAGCAATCATTTTTCCCATCGCATCCACCTGCACCAATGTATGCTGGTAGGTGACGCCATACTGCTTCTTGAGGTCAGTGTACTTGTCATAATCCACATCAAGAACCAGTGTGTTCTGTGGGATCTGACTAAGATTGGCTTTGATATTAGCATCTAGAGCACGGCACGTCGGACACCAGGAAGCGCGGAAAAAAAGCACTACCTTGCCATCTTTGGCAAAAGCAATCTTTGATGCGTCGTATGAGACATACTGCCCCCCTTTGACCATCATCGCGTTGTCCTGTTTCATCATGGCATCTTCTTTGACCATTGTTTCTGCTTTCTTTTCCATCATGGCCTCAGGTTGCTTCATGACCTCTTCTTTTTTCTCCATCGCCACTTTTTCAGCCATGGCTTTTTCTTCCATCATGGCTTTGTCTTTCATGGCCTGCTGGTTAGATGTGTACCACCAACCACCAAGAACAACAACCACTCCAAGCGCAAGGGCTCCCACTATCATTTTATTCATATTTTTCACCTCCTTTCATATTTATGATTTATCACTCTGTACGATATTTTAATATCGCTTTTCTGCATACAATCGACCTACAATTTTTGCCAAAACCATCCCGGTCAATACAAACGGTAACCATGGATCAATCTTATGTGATAATGCTTGAACAATAATGCCCATAAGGAGAAGAGCTCCTCCAGCCGTATAAGCAAAACGAGTACCTATGAAACGATGGAGTTGTTCACGTTCATCCACGACGAGCTCCTTCCAAAGAAACATAGCAAAAAGAGCAAATAGCGTCACAATTAGACCGAGCAGTGTCATATGAAAAGCATCCGTCATCCAAAAGCCAAACGGATTAGCAAACCAAACGAGGAAAATTACAAGTAATACCGCTACGGCCGTTTCCGAAAAAATTTTCGACATCATACTCATGACTTTTTAATGGTGAATATTTTCTCCACTGGAACACAAAAAAACTGAGCGATTTTCATCGCCAGTAAAACAGAGGGGGTATAATTTCCTTTCTCAAGCGCAATAATAGTCTGCCGTGTAACGTTTACGGCCAGAGCCAACTCTTCTTGCGTCAGCCCCCGTAGTTTCCGCAAGTTTTCTATACTATTTTCAATTATTTCCTGCATACGATATGTAAAACTGACTTTACATTTCTATTTTAGACTAACAATACAATATGTCAAGCTTACTTTACATTTTAATTCCATAGTTCGAATCCCGTTTTAGACATCAAAAAAGAGGCTCTCTCAAGCCTCCAAAAGCGACCACTCTCACAGCATGTGGTGTTCTGAAACACGATCTTCAAGATGAAGACGATGAGCCAGGAACGTGGTTGAAGTCAGTTAAAGAACGAGGGCGACCGTATGACCTATCCTCATTGATCCCTCTTTCAATCACTGTGAACAACGCTCGTTGAGCGAAGCCTCCGAGCGTTCGTGTGGGAGCAAACTTTCTCGGTCTGACCGTTTTACACCGAAAAATACAATGAGATCCTCGCGCTCATTGAAAAAAATGGGGCATTCCCATCGATGGGAGTGTCGGTCGACCACCTACAGTATCTGCCCAACGATCACGACATAATTGTGACCATATTTCTTGGCACATTTAGGACAGGTAGTATACCACAGGTACCTTTTTTTGATCGAATAGCCTTTGCTTAGCGTAGTGTTCTCAAAATCTTTCATCCACGTGCCGGTCTCTTTGAAGTTCCCCTCATAGACCTTGCTGAAATATTTCCCACTCATAATTACGTTTTCCGCGTCGGATATCTCTTTATCCACCGCCAGATACAAATCCATATTCCATTTTGATGTATGG
This is a stretch of genomic DNA from Candidatus Moraniibacteriota bacterium. It encodes these proteins:
- a CDS encoding cytochrome c biogenesis protein DipZ; translation: MTILIIFAFLSGVVTIFAPCIWPILPIVLSAGATGGERKPLGIVTGLAVSFMLATLALAFVVQVIPFDPEVLRLFAVLVIALLGLTLIVPALGARLEGVVSRFASIGGRFTKNSGTGFWSGFITGFALGLVWSPCAGPILATIATLAATQAVSFQVVLVTLAFVLGVSLPLFVLAVLGKKVLTKTRALAPYTKRIQQSFGLIMILAAGAIYTGYDKILQTKLLDTFPSYESFLNGLEKNDTVKQKLDELKSVDRESSLLKKEETKSNMKSNLPQYGQAPEFVGIEKWLNTDSALTMEGLRGKVVLIDFWTYSCINCIRTLPYVTGWYEKYKDQGFVVIGVHTPEFAFEKKTTNVVDALARYGINYPVAQDNNYGTWQAYNNRYWPAHYLIDTEGRIREYHFGEGNYKETEQAIQSLLEEAGRKASTDTLGIVADTPGRGQTPETYLGSSRMERFLSPERVTGEAQIFTAPATLKQDYFAYTGIWKVESERAIAGSDTMLTLRFKGKKVFLVLAPPDNASSASVKVFLDQNPITKELSGKDVIDGKVLVDTERLYELFDGKGVSGEHMLRLEFETPGTAVYAFTFS
- a CDS encoding AAA family ATPase, whose amino-acid sequence is MKIIIINGPCGVGKSSIAERLHKSRHHSFLLDIDSLRRLFSEYQEKRDESRMASLELAESMVSTCLDMGYDVIIDKMQFDIEVLDAYYEIAGEKGAEVKEIILWASKAVVMERAHARGWKEGGLLTPEKCEAFWHQIEDMKGKRPNAVIIDTSLISLEETYLLVEKAV
- a CDS encoding phosphotransferase, producing the protein MSEFQPILDNLAKEYGFTQLSFVREPEKGISTKNLIVEDKSGNTYFIKKHKRADLLKIENSERSASFVKDHSDVPVVLPIKNKKGELHTDVDGEFYSIFPYIAHAEYHSSEAERIAFTYHLGEMLGKIHAVSRTTAVPESIKRISAWVSDSKEESLSKFEKMQKEINEKEVKDEYDNKALAFIELKTNLLQKRTFVEQEKELTICHGDYHTANLLFNEAGVIIGVCDWDISGMENPYNEFIRSFNMCVVRRGFDHLEDKRDVANAFLRGYTSTCGFTFELGELEYAIEAWYQKLLTLTWPLSDHYYLEHFKTDPSLDSEFNKVVFLRDRRGELLALISKSL
- a CDS encoding DNA recombination protein RmuC; translated protein: MEVSSIIAIGIALLAGGAVVWAVIAFQNRFRALDEKRSALEHQVTDLGQGMRQDMHQFSATLSQQFHNMQTTLDKRLNDNTERLDKRLNDAGRQFLDVRERLAEMGKTNEQILEVTKDVASLQDILKAPKIRGGFGEAMLGDILSQMLPADCYTLQHMFKTGETVDALITLRGGSISVDSKFPLENFKRVISIEGENDRAAARRQFIADVKKHVDAIAAKYILPSEGTLDWALMYIPAENVYYEIIIKDDDHQGLYEYFNKRRVIPVSPNSFYAYLKTIMFGLQGMQIEKRAKEMFVQLERLGQDFGKFSEEFELVGKHIGNANKKYEDAEKRLMRLGDQMERTRLAAPDEERVAAAPAELPRDV
- a CDS encoding thioredoxin family protein gives rise to the protein MNKMIVGALALGVVVVLGGWWYTSNQQAMKDKAMMEEKAMAEKVAMEKKEEVMKQPEAMMEKKAETMVKEDAMMKQDNAMMVKGGQYVSYDASKIAFAKDGKVVLFFRASWCPTCRALDANIKANLSQIPQNTLVLDVDYDKYTDLKKQYGVTYQHTLVQVDAMGKMIAKWSGSEGLSELLTQVK
- a CDS encoding helix-turn-helix transcriptional regulator encodes the protein MQEIIENSIENLRKLRGLTQEELALAVNVTRQTIIALEKGNYTPSVLLAMKIAQFFCVPVEKIFTIKKS
- a CDS encoding alpha/beta hydrolase, producing MKNAIILHGTGTKKDEFWFPYLKNELEKLGYDVWLPQLPNDEHPNRMDWLPFILSNGTFTEETVLIGHSAGAQVILSVLEKIDVKIKKAILVSGYAKLLRESAEGENEEEPHWDVIRPHAKEFIFINSDNDPWGCDDTQGKIMADNLGGKLIVRHDGHMGSTTYNQPYKEFPLLVELIKS